Proteins from a single region of Campylobacter sp. RM16704:
- the hypF gene encoding carbamoyltransferase HypF, protein MSLFGYEIHIKGLVQGVGFRPFVFNLAKEFNLKGEVYNNSLGVVVILQCDEKNILLFKEKLFANLPPLARIDDFSFSYKKLQKTYNEFSISTSQDSEKFSPILSDFALCEDCYNEFYDEKNSRFKYPFITCTNCGPRFSIIKKLPYDRVNTAMNVFKMCSFCQSEYNDLNNRRFHAQPLSCPKCKISIFLKDKNQNILAKDEEAFILLAKLLEEGKIIAFKGMGGFHLICDSTNENVINELRIRKNRHKKPFAIMVKDLKMAQELAFINEAEAKLLTSNLKPIVILKSKNIHKSLAPDTDKIGIMLAYMGTHLSLFEYFKKPIVATSANPSSQSIIYEETKLLEKLSNVFDFYLDYDRQIYNSSDDSIAQVIDDNKIMFLRTSRGLNPVYINAKDIFNSKENVLALGSELKNEFACFFKEQIFISPYIGDMKDLDTQERFFNILEFFQNSYNVEFDKVICDKHPHFNYTKEFKDYKNFRMQHHYAHLCACLFEHKIYNDEVLAFVFDGTGYGDDGKIWGGEIFRANLKSYERLNHFKNFKLINADIKNIANLALALIFDFNLESKASEFLAKFSQIKLNNLKKIHSQSSLYTSSLGRIIDAFGAVAFDIQRLDYEAQIGLLMEKYYDQNLNYSYHFNIKENEICFKKAFLQALKDKDKVKISTGLLNAIANCIIEYSKGFKEEVILGGGVFQNKTLLEILIRKKFNYKTSLKFPCNDSSIALGQLVHYLSLKT, encoded by the coding sequence ATGTCCCTCTTTGGATATGAAATTCATATAAAAGGATTAGTGCAAGGGGTTGGTTTTCGCCCTTTTGTTTTTAATCTAGCTAAAGAGTTTAATTTAAAAGGTGAGGTGTATAATAATAGCTTGGGTGTTGTTGTAATACTTCAATGTGATGAAAAAAATATATTGCTTTTTAAAGAAAAACTTTTTGCTAATTTACCACCTTTGGCTAGGATAGATGATTTTAGTTTTTCTTATAAAAAACTTCAAAAAACTTATAATGAATTTAGTATAAGCACTTCACAAGATAGTGAAAAATTTAGCCCTATTTTGAGTGATTTTGCACTTTGTGAAGATTGTTATAATGAATTTTATGATGAAAAAAACTCTCGTTTTAAATACCCTTTTATTACTTGTACAAATTGTGGACCAAGATTTTCTATAATCAAAAAGCTACCTTATGATAGAGTTAATACTGCTATGAATGTTTTTAAAATGTGTTCTTTTTGTCAAAGTGAATATAATGATCTAAACAACCGTCGTTTTCATGCTCAACCACTTTCATGTCCAAAGTGTAAAATTTCCATTTTTTTAAAAGATAAAAACCAAAATATTTTAGCTAAAGATGAAGAAGCTTTTATTTTACTTGCAAAACTTTTAGAAGAAGGCAAAATCATAGCTTTTAAAGGTATGGGCGGGTTTCATTTAATTTGTGACAGCACGAATGAAAATGTTATAAATGAGCTTAGAATACGCAAAAATCGCCATAAAAAGCCTTTTGCTATTATGGTAAAAGATCTTAAAATGGCTCAAGAATTAGCTTTTATCAATGAAGCTGAAGCAAAACTTTTAACTTCAAATTTAAAACCAATAGTTATTTTAAAAAGCAAAAATATCCATAAAAGCTTAGCTCCTGATACTGACAAAATAGGAATAATGTTGGCGTATATGGGAACACATTTGTCATTATTTGAGTATTTTAAAAAACCTATTGTAGCAACAAGTGCTAATCCTAGTTCTCAAAGTATTATTTATGAAGAAACAAAACTTTTAGAAAAACTTTCTAATGTATTTGATTTTTATCTTGATTATGATAGGCAAATATACAATAGTAGTGATGATAGTATTGCACAAGTAATTGATGATAATAAGATAATGTTTTTAAGAACTTCAAGAGGGCTTAATCCAGTTTATATTAATGCTAAAGATATATTTAATTCAAAAGAAAATGTTCTTGCGTTGGGTAGTGAGTTAAAAAATGAATTTGCTTGTTTTTTTAAAGAGCAAATTTTTATTTCTCCATATATAGGAGATATGAAAGATTTAGATACTCAAGAAAGATTTTTTAATATATTAGAATTCTTTCAAAACTCATATAATGTTGAATTTGACAAAGTAATATGCGACAAACACCCGCATTTTAACTATACAAAAGAATTTAAAGATTATAAAAATTTTCGCATGCAACATCATTATGCACATTTGTGTGCTTGTTTATTCGAGCATAAAATTTACAATGATGAAGTTTTAGCTTTTGTTTTTGATGGAACTGGCTATGGAGATGATGGTAAAATTTGGGGTGGAGAGATTTTTAGAGCAAATTTAAAAAGCTATGAAAGGCTAAATCATTTTAAAAATTTCAAGCTGATTAATGCAGATATTAAAAATATTGCAAATTTAGCTTTAGCTTTGATTTTTGATTTTAATTTAGAAAGCAAAGCCAGCGAGTTTTTGGCTAAATTTTCTCAAATAAAATTAAATAATCTTAAAAAAATTCATTCCCAAAGTTCTTTATACACTAGCTCTCTTGGAAGAATTATTGATGCTTTTGGCGCTGTTGCTTTTGATATTCAAAGACTTGATTATGAAGCTCAAATTGGACTTTTAATGGAAAAATACTACGATCAAAATCTTAATTATAGTTATCATTTTAACATTAAAGAAAATGAAATTTGTTTTAAAAAAGCTTTTTTACAAGCCCTAAAAGATAAAGATAAGGTCAAAATTAGCACAGGTTTGCTAAATGCTATAGCAAATTGCATTATAGAATATTCAAAAGGTTTTAAAGAAGAAGTTATTTTAGGTGGAGGGGTATTTCAAAATAAAACCTTACTTGAAATTTTAATCAGAAAAAAATTTAATTATAAAACATCTTTAAAATTTCCTTGTAATGATAGTTCTATTGCACTAGGGCAACTTGTGCATTATTTATCTTTAAAAACTTAA